DNA sequence from the Streptomyces cinnabarinus genome:
TCACCGTGGCCACGCCGGGCAGGGCGGCCAGCTGGTTGGCGTGGAAGTCCTCGTAGGCCGGCAGGTCGGCGACCTCGACCTGGAGCAGGTAGTCGAAGTTGCCCGTGATGTGGTGGCAGGCGACCACCTCGGGCAGCTGGGTGATCCCACGCTCGAACGCGACCACGTCCGCCCTGGTGTGCCGCATCAAACGCACCCCGGCGAACACCCGCAGACTGCGGCCCACCGCCGCGGGGTCGATCAGCGCTCGGTAGCCGCGGATGACCCCGGCGTCCTCCAGCTGGCGCACGCGCCGCAGGCAGGGTGACGGCGACAGCCCGACCCGGGCGGCCAGCTCGTTGTTACTGATCCGGCCGTTCTGTTCAAGCACGGCGAGAATCGCCCGGTCCACCTCATCCATGGCGGCAGATTATTGCGCCGCACAATCGAGTACCACAATCATGCGCCCTCAGTAAGCGCAATTTGCTGCCAAAGTTGCCATGATCGGCTCACATTCGGCTGATGGTCGGCCACGCTTCATGGCGTCGCAACCGACGTCCATTGAGGGGCAGGCCATGCCAGGCAAGAGCACCATCACCGTCCACGCCGATCGCGGGATCCATCCCACTCGCGCGGTGGCTCCGCCCATCTACCAGACGGCGACGTTCTGGGCCGAGGACGGCGAGACGTTCGCACGCGGCGCCGTCGAACCGCGCGGCAAGGACTTCTACACCCGCTTCGGCAACCCCAACCACGCCCAGGTGGCGGCCGTCGTCGCGGAGCTGGAGGGCACCGAGGCGGCCATGGTCACCGCGTCCGGGATGGCCTCGCTCACCACCGCCGTCCTCGCCCTGGTCTCCGCCGGCGACCACGTCATCGGGCAGAAGTCCACCTACGGCGGCACCGGCTCGGTCCTGATGAACCTGCTCCCGCGCCTTGGCGTGTCCACCACCCAGGTCGACCAGACCGACCCGGAAGCGTTCGCCAAGGCCCTGACCCCCCAGACCCGCCTGATCCTGGTCGAGACGCCGAGCAACCCGCTGCTGCAGATCACCGACCTGCGCGCCGTCGCGGACCTGGCCCGGGCGAACAACGTGCTGACCATGGCGGACAACACCTTCGCCACCCCGCTCAATCAGCGGCCCGCGGACCTCGGCATCGACCTGGTCTGGCACAGCGCGACCAAGTACCTCAACGGCCACTCCGACGTCTCCGCCGGAGTGATCGCCGGACCCGCCGAACTCCTGAACCGCATCTGGGACGTCGGCCTGCTCACCGGCGCGACCCTCGGCCCCATCGACGCCTGGCTGCTCCTGCGCGGCATCCGCACCCTGCCCCTGCGCGTGCCCCGGCACAACGCCAACGGCCTGGCCCTCGCCGAAGCCCTCAGCGAGCATCCGGCCGTGGCCCGGGTGCACTACCCCGGCCTGCCGACCCACCCGCAGCACAAGCTGGCCGCCGACCAGATGAGCGGCTTCGGCGGCGTGCTCGGCATCGAATTCACCGGCGGCTTCGAGACTGCCGACGCCTTCCTCGGCAAACTGCGCTACTCCCTGCGCTCGGCCAGCCTCGGCGGCGTGGAATCCCTGGCCGTGCACCCGGCGTCCATGTGGCGCGGCATGCTCAGCGAGGACCAGATCGCCGAGGCCGTTCCGCTCGGTCTGGTCCGGCTGGCCGCAGGCACCGAGGACACCGCCGACCTGGTGGCCGACGCGCTCGCCGCCGCCGACGCCGTCCACACCACGACGGAAAGCGCCTGAACCACCACCAGTGCGTCGACCGCGTGCCTCGGCGACGCCACCTGCCCGTGCCTCCACTCGTGACCGGTGCGGGTCCGGCCGCAACCGGCCCTTGAGAGTCCAGCAGCTCAACGAAGAGGTGCATGTCCATGTCCCACCTGCAAAACCGCGGCCTCGCCGACGCTGCGTTCGCCCACGAATCCGAGGGTGACGCACCCGGCGGCGGTGCCCCGCTCGCGCGCGGGCTCAAGCAGCGTCACCTGTCGATGATCGCCCTCGGCGGGGTCATCGGCGCGGGCCTGTTCGTCGGCTCCGGCGCCGGCGTCGCGGCGGCCGGACCGTCGATCGTCCTCGCCTATGCACTGTCCGGCGTGCTCGTCATGCTGGTGATGCGCATGCTCGGCGAGATGTCGGCTGCCAACCCGGCCTCCGGGTCCTTCTCGGTGCACGCCGAACGGGCGATCGGGCCGTGGGCGGGCTTCACGGCCGGTTGGATGTTCTGGACGCTGCTGTGCGTGGGCGTCGGCGCCGAGGCGATCGGCGCCGCGGGCATCATGACCGGCTGGTTCCCGGGCACCCCGTCCTGGATGTGGGTCCTGCTGTTCATGACCACGTTCTGCGGCACGAACCTCGCGGCGGTCCGCAACTTCGGTGAGTTCGAGTTCTGGTTCGCGGCACTGAAGGTCGGCGCGATCTCCCTCTTCCTGGTCCTGGGCGGCCTTGCGATCTTCGGCATCCTGCCCGGCACGCACGCCCCGGGCACAGCAAACCTCACCGGGGACGGCGGCTTCCTGCCCCACGGTACGAACGGCCTGGTCATCGGCCTGCTCACCTCGGTCTTCGCCTACGGCGGCCTGGAGACGGTCACCATCGCCGCCGCCGAGTCCGAAAACCCCGTCCGCGGCGTCGCCAGAGCCGTGCGCACTGCGATGTGGCGGATCGGCGTCTTCTACGTCGGGTCCATGCTGGTCATCGTCACGCTGATCCCCTGGAACGACCCCACCGTCACCACCAGCGGCCCGTACGTGGCGGTCCTCGACCACCTCGACATCCCCGCCGCCGGCCAGCTCATGAACGTCATCGTGCTCATCGCCCTGCTGTCCGCGATGAACGCCAACATCTACGGCTCCTCCCGCATGGCCTACTCCCTGATCGCCCGCGGACAGGGCCCGAAAGCCCTCGGCACAGTCACCAGCGGAGTTCCACGACGCGCGGTGATCGCCTCCTCTGCCTTCGGCTTCATCGCGGTCCTGCTCAGCTACTGGTGGCCGGAGACCGTCTTCACCTGGCTCCTCAACATGGTCGGCGCGGCCGTGCTGGTGGTGTGGGGCTTCATCGCCGCCGCCCAGCTGCGGATGCGCCGGAAGCTGGAGCGGGAGGCGCCCGAGAAGCTGGTCGTGAAGATGTGGGCCTTCCCCGCCCTGACCTGGGCGGCGCTCGCGGGAGTGCTGGCGATCCTGGCCCTCATGGCCCGCGAGGGCGACACCCGCGTGCAGCTGTACTTCACCGGCGGCCTGGCCCTGGCCCTCTCCCTCATCGGCTACCTGCGCCAGAAAGCCCAGACCGCCCGTGCCTGACCGGCGCCCAGCCGCGCGGCACCGCTACGGCCGCCACACCACGATCTCGCCCCATCCGAAGAAGTCCGTGAAGGAGTGCATCCGATGAAAACCCTGCTCAGTGGCGGCACCGTGGTCAGCATGGACTCGGCTGTCGGCGATCTCGCCCGCGGTGACGTGCTCATCGAGGACGGCGTGATCGTCGAGGTCGCCGAACGCATCGACGCGCCGGACGCCGAGGTGATCGACGCGACCGACCGGATCGTCATGCCCGGCTTCGTCGACAACCACCGCCACACCTGGCAGACCGCGTTCCGAGGCGTCGGCGCGGACTGGACGTTCGCCGAGTGGGCGGTGGCCATGCACGGCACGGTCAAACCCCACTACCGGCCCGAGGACGTCTACGCGGGCACCCTCCTCGGCCGCCTGGAGGCCCTCCACTCCGGCGTGACCACCATGCTGGACTGGTACCACGTCGCGCAGACCCCCGAGCACGAGGACGCCGCCGTCGCCGCGCTGCGCGACGCGCCGGGACGGTCGATCTTCTGCCTCGGCGCCGGCTGGGGCACCACCGACCCCGTCGACGCCGCCATTCGCCGCGTCCGCTCCCAACTCGGCGACGACGGCCCGGTCTCCATGGCCTTGGGACTCCGGGGCCCCGAGGCCACCGGCATGGACACCGTCGCCCACGAGCTGAAGCTGGCGGACGAACTCGGCCTGCGCACCAGCCTGCATGTGGACATCGTGAGCGGGGCTGTCGCCGATCTGCGTGAGCACGGCCTCCTGCGGGACACCACCACCTTCGTGCACGGCAACGGGCTCAGCGACGAGGAACTGCGGATGCTCGCCGACGCGGGGAGCTCGCTGTCGATCAGCCCGGACGTCGAGCTGAAGATGGGCTTCGGCAACCCGATGACCGGCCGGGCGCTGGCCGCCGGACTGCGCCCGACCCTGTCCGTCGACGACGTCCCCTCCGCCGGTGGCGACATGTTCTCCACCATGCGTACCGCCTTCGCCGTCCAGCGCGGTCTGGACGGCGGCCTGCGCTCCCGCGACCTGCTTGCCTTCACCACCATCGACGCCGCCGCCTCGTGCGGACTCGGCGCCCGAACGGGCAGCATCACGCCCGGCAAGGACGCCGACATAATTCTGCTGCGCGCCGACGACCTGACCGTCTTCCCGGTCACCGACCGGGCCGCCACCGTCGTCAGCGCCGGCCACCCGGGCCTGGTGGACACCGTCCTCGTCGGCGGCCGGGTGGTCAAACGCGACGGTGTACTGGTGGACATGGACCTGGCGGCCCTGAGGACCCGGCTGCTCGCGTCTCGTGACCGGATCGCGGCCGCCGCCGGCATCCCGCTCGACGGCACCTGGCGCCCGCAGCCGACAGCCGAATAGGCGCACTCGATGTTCGAAGACCTCTGCGTCTCGCTTGCCTCCACACCCGTGGGGCCACCTGCGCGGACGCGGCGCGCACCAGTGCGCTCCTCCTGACGGGGCGCACTGGTGCCGAGGACTCAGTTGCCGAACGGCGGCACGTCTCCCGGTGTGAGGTCTTCTCGAAGCCGCAAAAAGCGCACCGGGTGACGGTAACGGCCCGCGTCGACGGCGGTATCGGCCTGGAACTCGGCCACCAGATCGGGACGCACCGGGTGATACTCCAGCTCGCCGCTGGTGCCCCAGCCGACACTGAAGTGGCGTCCCTGCCAGGGGTGATCAGAGTCAGCCCGGTGCAGCCGCAGTGCGAGGTCGCGGCGTGTAGCAGTGGAAAGGGGCGTGCTGCGCGCGATCAGCCGCAGGTACCCGAGGGCGTCGTAGCGGGCCAGCAACAGCGTGGCCGGCGAAGCCAGGGCGCCGGTGACACCGCCGATCAGCCCTTCGGCAGTCCTATGGGAGCGGACCTTGATCCAGGCACGCTTGCCTGGCAGGTACGGCTGCCCGCCGCCCTTGATCACGACGCCCTCGATGCCGACCATGCCCCAGGCCGGGTCCAGCCAATCCAGCGCGACCTGCCGGTCGCTGGTGGCGGGGCACAGCGTGAACGGAGCGGCGAGCACGTCGCGGGCAAAGAGGTCCTTTAGGATCGCGCGCCGCTCACGGTACGGCCGGGCGAGCAACTCGGTGCCCCCGGCCTCCAGGACGTCGAAAACAATCAGATAGGCGGGCCGTTCGGCCGCCGCCAGGGCGGCGCTGCGGCACCGGTGGCACGCACGGCGCTGCAGCTCGCCGAAGTGCAGCCGCCCCTCGTACGGCACCACGAGCTCGCCGTCTAAAACGAGCGCCTCACCCAGGCCGGTGGCTGCGCCAGCGATGTCAGGGAAGGCACTGGTGAGGTCCGCGCCCTGGCGGGACTGGAGCATGACGAGTCCGGGGCGCGCGAAGAGGATGGCTCTGAAGCCGTCCAGCTTGAATTATGCGGTTGTGAACATGTCCATCGATAGAGTCCGATGCCATGTCGATCTCGGGATGGCGGGTGTTCTTCACCCGGCGGGACCTGCCGAGGTTCGGACGGTCATGGACGCCGTGCTTGCCGACGCGGCCCGCACCGGCCACACGCCCACAGTCACCGAGGTCGAACGCCGCCTGGGCACCGACACGCAACGTTCTACCGGCACTACCGATCCCTGATCACGGACCACTTCCGGCCCCGCGCCGCACGGCCGCAGGACGAGCCCGCCGCCGGCTCCCCCGACGACGCGGAGGAGCCAGTGCGCCAGGCCCTGCACCGGGTCCGACAAGAGAACACCGAACTCCGCAAGCTCGTGCAGATCTACGCCGAGAACGTCCGCCAGCTCACCGTTCGGAACGAAGAGCTCGAACGGGAGTTGCAGGTGAGCATCGGGGTCCGGCGACTTCGCCCGAAGGGCTAGTACGGCGCGGCGTCGCTGATCGCGTCCGCCAGATCAGTCAGCCGCCCGGCAAGCTTCGGGAAACGGTCCTGTCGCTTCACCCAGGCTCCAGCGCTGCCGATCTTCTGGATCTTGAGGGCTTCGAGCACCTTCTTCTTGCTCGCCGGGCTCTCGTGAGCCGCGAAGTTCCGCAGGGCCACGAGCTGGTCAAGCGCATCCCTGAACTTCGTGTCCTTTACCGCCACGGTCAGGTAGTGGTCGGGCGGCATGAACTGCTTGAGGACCTTGATCAGGCCGTCGCGCCCCTTGAAGTCGAAGTACCCGCCGCCCGTCACGAGGTACTCGCACACCTCGTCGGTGAGGTGCTTGGGGAAGTTGATCCCGGTCTGTGCGGAGATCGTCCCGGTGTCGTTGTTCACCGCGCAGACGATGCACTCAAGCATCAGGTGCTCGAAGGCGACGGCGGTCTTGACCAACGCAAGCTCGTACGTCCAGGTCATCGCCTGGTCCGTGAGCTTCGCGTCCTCGGCCTCCCGGGTGAACTCAAGGATGCGGTCGATCTCGTTCTTGAAGGCGTTGGCAGCGTATTTTGCGCTCTTCTTTCGGCTCACGAGTGAACACTAGGCCGGAGTACCGGGGCGCATGCACCGGGTTCCGACCCAGCGGATGCGCGAGTCCCTGGCCGGCGGGAACGGCGCCCCGGGGCACCAACTCCGCTACTGCTCAACCTAGATGGCGCTGGTCCCTGTAGTGGAACGCATCCTCGCTGGCCCACTTCCACCAGCCTTCCCACACCTCGGGGGCTGGATCCACCGACGAAGCGGGAAACGCTAGAGCGTCGAGGCCGGTACTGCCCGCGAAGAGCCGCCCGTCGGGACCTGCGGAGACGCGGCGGTGTGCCCCGTCGGCCGTGGCGACGATGTACGGGAAGCCGTTGCGGACGTCGCGCGCCACCTGGACAGCCGACTCCGTGAACGCCCATTGACCGCGGGAGCCGTTGTCGGTGTACCCGCAGTACACCGTGGAGTCCCCGGACGGGAAGCTGTACTGAATCGTCCGCCGAATGCCAGCCGGAGACTTCGCCTCGGCCCTCCGTCGCACCTCAAGGTGGATCTCGGCCCGACCGGGCTGATCCGGGTGACGCCTCTCGTAGCCCACCGGGCCGGGGTACGGCTTCAGGGGGAAGAACTCCAGCTCGCCAGTCTTCGGGTCCCTGCTCGCAAGGGTCGGGTCGCACCGGTTGAGGAAGGCGAAGGCGTCGAGCAACGTCTCGATCACGAGCCGGCCACCGACCGCCTCCCGATACGCCTCCTCGTTCCCACTGCTCGCACGAACGGCCTCGGGCAGCTCGTCATACAACTTCCAGAAAGGGAAGACGCGGTATCCGGCGGTTCCCCCGAACACCTCCTCGGGTGATACCTCGACAACTCCAGCAGCATGGGTATCGGCGTTCCGCAGGAGGGTGAGTCCCCGGACCGCACGCCCTTGAACGTCTGCGTTTCGCGTGGCCTCGTACCGCCGCCAACCCTCAGCGCGATTGTCGTGGCCTTGGCTGCGCTGGATCACCTCAAGGTCGAGGGTGCGAATGGCCGCCAGCGCCGAGCCGATCTCCATCTCGATGGGTTCGGTGTCCACCTCCATGCCGTGGT
Encoded proteins:
- a CDS encoding Lrp/AsnC family transcriptional regulator, which encodes MDEVDRAILAVLEQNGRISNNELAARVGLSPSPCLRRVRQLEDAGVIRGYRALIDPAAVGRSLRVFAGVRLMRHTRADVVAFERGITQLPEVVACHHITGNFDYLLQVEVADLPAYEDFHANQLAALPGVATVTSYVTMKTLSPDRP
- a CDS encoding ATP-dependent DNA ligase — its product is MDGFRAILFARPGLVMLQSRQGADLTSAFPDIAGAATGLGEALVLDGELVVPYEGRLHFGELQRRACHRCRSAALAAAERPAYLIVFDVLEAGGTELLARPYRERRAILKDLFARDVLAAPFTLCPATSDRQVALDWLDPAWGMVGIEGVVIKGGGQPYLPGKRAWIKVRSHRTAEGLIGGVTGALASPATLLLARYDALGYLRLIARSTPLSTATRRDLALRLHRADSDHPWQGRHFSVGWGTSGELEYHPVRPDLVAEFQADTAVDAGRYRHPVRFLRLREDLTPGDVPPFGN
- a CDS encoding trans-sulfuration enzyme family protein, yielding MPGKSTITVHADRGIHPTRAVAPPIYQTATFWAEDGETFARGAVEPRGKDFYTRFGNPNHAQVAAVVAELEGTEAAMVTASGMASLTTAVLALVSAGDHVIGQKSTYGGTGSVLMNLLPRLGVSTTQVDQTDPEAFAKALTPQTRLILVETPSNPLLQITDLRAVADLARANNVLTMADNTFATPLNQRPADLGIDLVWHSATKYLNGHSDVSAGVIAGPAELLNRIWDVGLLTGATLGPIDAWLLLRGIRTLPLRVPRHNANGLALAEALSEHPAVARVHYPGLPTHPQHKLAADQMSGFGGVLGIEFTGGFETADAFLGKLRYSLRSASLGGVESLAVHPASMWRGMLSEDQIAEAVPLGLVRLAAGTEDTADLVADALAAADAVHTTTESA
- a CDS encoding amidohydrolase family protein, giving the protein MKTLLSGGTVVSMDSAVGDLARGDVLIEDGVIVEVAERIDAPDAEVIDATDRIVMPGFVDNHRHTWQTAFRGVGADWTFAEWAVAMHGTVKPHYRPEDVYAGTLLGRLEALHSGVTTMLDWYHVAQTPEHEDAAVAALRDAPGRSIFCLGAGWGTTDPVDAAIRRVRSQLGDDGPVSMALGLRGPEATGMDTVAHELKLADELGLRTSLHVDIVSGAVADLREHGLLRDTTTFVHGNGLSDEELRMLADAGSSLSISPDVELKMGFGNPMTGRALAAGLRPTLSVDDVPSAGGDMFSTMRTAFAVQRGLDGGLRSRDLLAFTTIDAAASCGLGARTGSITPGKDADIILLRADDLTVFPVTDRAATVVSAGHPGLVDTVLVGGRVVKRDGVLVDMDLAALRTRLLASRDRIAAAAGIPLDGTWRPQPTAE
- a CDS encoding amino acid permease codes for the protein MSHLQNRGLADAAFAHESEGDAPGGGAPLARGLKQRHLSMIALGGVIGAGLFVGSGAGVAAAGPSIVLAYALSGVLVMLVMRMLGEMSAANPASGSFSVHAERAIGPWAGFTAGWMFWTLLCVGVGAEAIGAAGIMTGWFPGTPSWMWVLLFMTTFCGTNLAAVRNFGEFEFWFAALKVGAISLFLVLGGLAIFGILPGTHAPGTANLTGDGGFLPHGTNGLVIGLLTSVFAYGGLETVTIAAAESENPVRGVARAVRTAMWRIGVFYVGSMLVIVTLIPWNDPTVTTSGPYVAVLDHLDIPAAGQLMNVIVLIALLSAMNANIYGSSRMAYSLIARGQGPKALGTVTSGVPRRAVIASSAFGFIAVLLSYWWPETVFTWLLNMVGAAVLVVWGFIAAAQLRMRRKLEREAPEKLVVKMWAFPALTWAALAGVLAILALMAREGDTRVQLYFTGGLALALSLIGYLRQKAQTARA